The Bos mutus isolate GX-2022 chromosome 12, NWIPB_WYAK_1.1, whole genome shotgun sequence genome includes a window with the following:
- the SLITRK1 gene encoding SLIT and NTRK-like protein 1 produces the protein MLLWILLLETSLCFAAGNVTGDVCKEKICSCNEIEGDLHVDCEKKGFTSLQRFTAPTSQFYHLFLHGNSLTRLFPNEFANFYNAVSLHMENNGLHEIVPGAFLGLQLVKRLHINNNKIKSFRKQTFLGLDDLEYLQADFNLLRDIDPGAFQDLNKLEVLILNDNLISTLPANVFQYVPITHLDLRGNRLKTLPYEEVLEQIPGIAEILLEDNPWDCTCDLLSLKEWLENIPKNALIGRVVCEAPTRLQGKDLNETTEQDLCPLKHRVDSSLPAPPAQEETFPPGPLPTPFKTNGQEDHATPGSAPNGGTKIPGNWQIKIRPTAAIGTGSARNKPPANGLPCPGGCSCDHIPGSGLKMNCNNRNVSSLADLKPKLSNVQELFLRDNKIHSIRKSHFVDYKNLILLDLGNNNIATVENNTFKNLLDLRWLYMDSNYLDTLSREKFAGLQNLEYLNVEYNAIQLILPGTFNAMPKLRILILNNNLLRSLPVDVFAGVSLSKLSLHNNYFMYLPVAGVLDQLTSIIQIDLHGNPWECSCTIVPFKQWAERLGSEVLMSDLKCETPVNFFRKDFMLLSNDEICPQLYARISPTLTSHSKNSTGLAETGTHSNSYLDTSRVSISVLVPGLLLVFVTSAFTVVGMLVFILRNRKRSKRRDANSSASEINSLQTVCDSSYWHNGPYNADGAHRVYDCGSHSLSD, from the coding sequence ATGCTGCTTTGGATTCTGTTGCTGGAGACGTCTCTTTGTTTTGCCGCTGGAAACGTTACAGGGGACGTTTGCAAAGAGAAGATCTGCTCCTGCAATGAGATAGAAGGGGACCTACACGTAGACTGTGAAAAAAAGGGCTTCACAAGTCTGCAGCGTTTCACCGCCCCGACTTCCCAGTTTTACCATCTATTTCTGCATGGCAATTCCCTCACTCGACTTTTCCCTAATGAGTTCGCTAACTTTTATAATGCGGTTAGTTTGCACATGGAAAACAATGGCTTGCATGAAATCGTTCCTGGGGCTTTTCTGGGACTGCAGCTGGTGAAAAGGCTGcacatcaacaacaacaagatcAAGTCTTTTCGAAAGCAGACTTTTCTGGGGCTGGACGATCTGGAATACCTCCAGGCTGATTTTAATTTATTACGGGATATAGACCCGGGGGCCTTCCAGGACTTGAACAAGCTGGAGGTACTCATTTTAAATGACAATCTCATCAGCACCCTACCTGCCAACGTGTTCCAGTATGTGCCCATCACCCACCTGGACCTCCGGGGAAACAGGCTGAAAACACTGCCCTATGAAGAGGTCTTGGAGCAAATCCCTGGCATTGCTGAGATCCTGCTAGAGGATAACCCATGGGACTGCACCTGTGATCTGCTCTCCCTGAAAGAATGGCTGGAAAACATTCCCAAAAATGCCCTGATCGGCCGAGTGGTCTGTGAAGCCCCCACCAGACTGCAGGGCAAAGACCTCAATGAAACCACTGAACAGGACTTGTGTCCTTTGAAACACAGAGTGGATTCTAGTCTCCCGGCTCCCCCTGCCCAAGAAGAGACCTTTCCCCCTGGCCCCCTGCCAACTCCCTTCAAGACAAATGGGCAAGAAGATCATGCTACCCCAGGGTCGGCTCCAAACGGAGGTACAAAGATCCCAGGCAACTGGCAGATCAAAATCAGACCCACGGCAGCGATAGGGACTGGCAGCGCCAGAAACAAACCCCCAGCCAACGGCTTGCCCTGCCCTGGGGGCTGCAGCTGCGACCACATCCCGGGGTCGGGTTTAAAGATGAACTGCAACAACCGGAACGTGAGCAGCTTGGCTGATTTGAAGCCCAAGCTCTCCAACGTGCAGGAGCTCTTCCTGCGAGATAACAAGATCCACAGCATCCGAAAATCGCACTTTGTGGATTACAAGAACCTCATTCTGTTGGATCTGGGCAACAACAACATCGCCACCGTAGAGAACAACACTTTTAAGAACCTTTTAGACCTCAGGTGGCTGTATATGGACAGCAACTACCTGGACACGCTGTCCCGGGAGAAATTCGCTGGGCTGCAAAACCTCGAGTACCTGAATGTGGAGTACAACGCGATCCAGCTCATCCTTCCCGGCACCTTCAACGCCATGCCCAAACTAAGGATTCTCATTCTCAACAACAACTTGCTGAGGTCCCTACCCGTGGACGTGTTTGCTGGGGTCTCGCTGTCTAAACTCAGCCTGCACAACAATTACTTCATGTACCTTCCAGTGGCCGGGGTGCTGGACCAGTTAACCTCCATCATCCAGATAGACCTGCACGGAAACCCCTGGGAGTGCTCCTGTACCATTGTGCCTTTCAAGCAATGGGCAGAACGCCTGGGTTCCGAAGTGCTGATGAGCGACCTCAAGTGTGAGACGCCGGTGAACTTCTTTAGGAAGGATTTCATGCTCCTCTCCAATGACGAGATCTGCCCCCAGCTGTACGCGAGAATCTCGCCCACGTTAACTTCGCACAGTAAAAACAGCACTGGGTTGGCGGAGACCGGGACGCACTCCAACTCCTACTTAGACACCAGCAGGGTGTCCATCTCCGTGTTggtcccaggactgctgctggtGTTTGTCACCTCCGCCTTCACTGTGGTGGGCATGCTCGTGTTTATCCTGAGGAATCGAAAGCGGTCCAAGAGAAGGGACGCCAACTCCTCGGCGTCCGAGATTAATTCCCTACAGACAGTCTGTGACTCTTCCTACTGGCACAATGGGCCTTACAACGCAGATGGGGCCCACAGAGTGTACGACTGTGGCTCCCACTCGCTCTCAGACTAA